Proteins from one Rhinopithecus roxellana isolate Shanxi Qingling chromosome 20, ASM756505v1, whole genome shotgun sequence genomic window:
- the MARF1 gene encoding meiosis regulator and mRNA stability factor 1 isoform X5 — translation MMEGKGTENSCSRTRGWLQQDNDAKPWLWKFSNCFSRPEQTLPRSPQTKEYMENKKVAVELKDVPSPLHAGSKLFPAVPLPDIRSLQQPKIQLSSVPKVSCCAHCPNEPSTSPMRFGGGGGGSGGTSSLIHPGALLDSQSTRTITCQVGSGFAFQSASSLQNASARNNLAGIASDFPSMCLESNLSSCKHLPCCGKLHFQSCHGNVHKLHQFPTLQGCTSAGYFPCSDFTSGAPGHLEEHISQSELTPHLCTNSLHLNVVPPVCLKGSLYCEDCLNKPARNSIIDAAKVWPNIPPPNTQPAPLAVPLCNGCGTKGTGKETTLLLATSLGKAASKFGSPEVAVAGQVLENLPPIGVFWDIENCSVPSGRSATAVVQRIREKFFKGHREAEFICVCDISKENKEVIQELNNCQVTVAHINATAKNAADDKLRQSLRRFANTHTAPATVVLVSTDVNFALELSDLRHRHGFHIILVHKNQASEALLHHANELIRFEEFISDLPPRLPLKMPQCHTLLYVYNLPANKDGKSVSNRLRRLSDNCGGKVLSITGCSAILRFINQDSAERAQKRMENEDVFGNRIIVSFTPKNRELCETKSSNAIADKVKSPKKLKNPKLCLIKDASEQSSSAKATPGKGSQANSGSTTKNTNVKSLQELCRMESKTGHRNSEQQQGHLRLVVPAHGNSSAAVPTLKNSGVAEPVYKTSQKKENLSARSVTSSPVEKKDKEETVFQVSYPSAFSKLVASRQVSPLLASQSWSSSRSMSPNLLNRASPLAFNIANSSSGANCPDPFANGADVQVSNIDYRLSRKELQQLLQEAFARHGKVKSVELSPHTDYQLKAVVQMENLQDAIGAVNSLHRYKIGSKKILVSLATGAASKSLSLLSAETMSVLQDAPACCLPLFKFTDIYEKKFGHKLNVSDLYKLTDTVAIREQGNGRLVCLLPSSQARQSPLGSSQSHDGSSTNCSPIIFEELEYHEPVCRQHCSNKDFSEHEFDPDSYKIPFVILSLKTFAPQVHSLLQTHEGTVPLLSFPDCYTAEFGDLEVVQENQGGVPLEHFITCVPGVNIATAQNGIKVVKWIHNKPPPPNTDPWLLRSKSPVGNPQLIQFSREVIDLLKSQPSCVIPISHFIPSYHHHFAKQCRVSDYGYSKLIELLEAVPHVLQILGMGSKRLLTLTHRAQVKRFTQDLLKLLKSQASKQVIVREFSQAYHWCFSKDWDVTEYGVCELIDIVSEIPDTTICLSQQDNEMVICIPKRERTQDEIERTKQFSKDVVDLLRHQPHFRMPFNKFIPSYHHHFGRQCKLAYYGFTKLLELFEAIPDTLQVLECGEEKILTLTEVERFKALAAQFVKLLRSQKDNCLMMTDLLTEYAKTFGYTFRLQDYDVSSISALTQKLCHVVKVADIESGRQIQLINRKSLRSLTAQLLVLLMSWEGTTHLSVEELKRHYESTHNTPLNPCEYGFMTLTELLKSLPYLVEVRTLMAL, via the exons ATGATGGAAGGAAAGGGAACTGAGAACTCCTGCAGTAGAACACGTGGATGGCTTCAACAAGATAATGATGCTAAGCCATGGCTTTGGAAATTCTCTAATTGCTTTTCTCGTCCTGAGCAGACGCTGCCACGTAGTCCCCAAACG aaagAGTACATGGAGAACAAGAAAGTTGCTGTGGAACTAAAGGATGTACCATCTCCCCTTCATGCTGGCTCTAAGCTttttccagcagtcccacttcCTGATATTCGTTCTCTTCAGCAGCCTAAAATACAGCTTTCATCTGTCCCCAAAGTAAGCTGCTGTGCTCATTGCCCTAATGAACCCTCCACTTCGCCAATGcgttttggtggtggtggtggcggtagTGGAGGTACCAGTAGCTTGATTCACCCGGGCGCACTGTTAGACTCGCAAAGCACCAGGACAATCACGTGTCAGGTAGGGTCAGGGTTTGCTTTCCAGTCTGCATCTTCACTCCAGAATGCCTCAGCTAGGAACAATTTGGCAGGCATTGCAAGTGACTTTCCCAGCATGTGTCTAGAGAGTAACCTGTCTTCCTGCAAACACCTGCCCTGTTGTGGAAAACTCCACTTCCAATCATGTCATGGTAATGTGCACAAGCTACATCAGTTTCCGACTCTGCAGGGCTGCACCTCCGCTGGCTATTTCCCCTGTTCTGATTTCACAAGTGGGGCTCCGGGGCATTTGGAAGAGCACATTTCACAGTCGGAGCTAACGCCTCACTTGTGCACCAACTCTTTGCACCTTAATGTGGTACCTCCGGTTTGTTTAAAGGGCTCACTTTACTGCGAAGACTGTCTAAACAAG ccaGCAAGAAATAGCATAATCGATGCGGCTAAAGTTTGGCCAAATATACCACCTCCAAATACTCAACCTGCACCTCTTGCTGTCCCTCTGTGTAATGGCTGTGGAACCAAAGGAACAGGGAAGGAGACCACGTTGTTATTGGCGACCAGTCTAGGCAAAGCTGCTTCAAAATTTG GGTCACCAGAAGTTGCAGTAGCTGGACAGGTGCTAGAAAACTTACCTCCCATTGGAGTTTTTTGGGATATTGAAAACTGCTCCGTTCCCTCTGGCCGGTCAGCAACTGCTGTTGTGCAAAGAATCCGTGAGAAGTTTTTTAAAGGCCACAGAGAAGCAGAATTCATCTGTGTGTGTGACATCAGTAAAGAAAACAAGGAAGTTATTCAAGAGCTGAATAATTgccag GTAACCGTTGCCCACATCAATGCGACTGCAAAGAATGCCGCTGATGATAAACTGCGGCAGAGTCTCCGCAGGTTTGCAAATACCCACACTGCTCCAGCCACAGTGGTTCTTGTGTCAA CTGATGTCAATTTTGCATTGGAACTTAGTGACCTGAGACACAGGCATGGTTTCCACATTATTTTGGTCCATAAAAACCAGGCCTCAGAAGCACTGCTGCATCATGCTAACGAGCTGATCAGATTTGAAGAGTTCATTTCCGACTTGCCCCCCAGGTTACCACTAAAAATGCCA CAGTGCCACACTCTGCTCTATGTTTATAACCTACCAGCAAATAAAGATGGCAAGAGCGTCAGCAACAGGCTCAGACGCCTGTCCGATAATTGTGGTGGGAAAGTGCTGAGTAtcacaggctgcagtgcaattcTCCGCTTCATAAACCAAGATAGTGCAGAGCGCGCTCAGAAGCGAATGGAAAACGAAGATGTCTTTGGTAATAGGATCATTGTGTCGTTTACTCCAAAAAATAGAGAACTCTGTGAAACAAAGAGTTCAAATGCAATTGCTGATAAAGTGAAGTCTCCCAAAAAACTTAAGAATCCAAAATTGTGCCTCATCAAAGATGCAAGTGAACAATCTTCCAGTGCCAAAGCCACGCCTGGAAAAGGGTCACAGGCAAATTCTGGAtctactacaaaaaatacaaatgttaaaagTTTACAG GAGCTGTGCCGCATGGAGTCAAAAACTGGTCATAGaaacagtgagcagcagcaaggtCATCTGAGGCTGGTAGTCCCCGCTCACGGTAACTCAAGTGCTGCAGTGCCGACGCTGAAAAACTCAGGGGTGGCAGAACCTGTTTACAAAACCAGTCAGAA AAAAGAGAACCTCAGTGCCCGAAGTGTTACCAGTTCTCCtgtagagaaaaaagataaagaggagACTGTATTCCAAGTGAGTTACCCGTCTGCTTTTAGCAAGTTAGTTGCATCCAGGCAAGTCAGTCCTCTGCTCGCATCTCAGTCTTGGTCTTCTAG cagGAGTATGTCTCCAAACCTTTTAAACAGAGCATCCCCGCTTGCTTTCAACATTGCAAATTCAAGCAGCGGAGCCAACTGCCCAGACCCATTTGCAAATGGTGCTGATGTCCAAGTCAGCAACATAGACTACAGATTATCCCGGAAggagctgcagcagctgctgcaggaAGCATTTGCCAGGCATGGCAAG GTGAAAAGTGTTGAGCTCAGTCCCCATACAGATTATCAGCTCAAAGCTGTTGTGCAAATGGAAAACTTACAAGATGCGATTGGTGCAGTGAATAGCCTCCACAGATACAAAATTGGCAGCAAAAAGATCCTGGTCTCACTTGCCACCGGGGCTGCCAGCAAATCACTCTCTTTACTGAG TGCAGAAACAATGTCTGTTCTTCAGGATGCCCCTGCCTGTTGCCTGCCTCTGTTTAAATTTACAGATATCTATGAAAAAAA ATTTGGACACAAGTTGAATGTGTCAGATCTATATAAATTAACAGACACGGTTGCAATCCGTGAACAAGGAAACGGACGGCTGGTGTGTCTCCTACCCAGTAGTCAGGCCCGCCAGAGCCCCTTAGGGTCTTCCCAGTCACACGACGGCTCCTCCACGAATTGCAGCCCAATTATATTTGAAGAGTTAGAATATCACGAGCCTGTCTGTAGACAGCATTGTTCCAATAAGGATTTCAG cGAACATGAATTTGATCCAGACTCTTACAAGATTCCTTTTGTGATTCTTTCTTTGAAGACATTTGCGCCCCAGGTTCACAGTCTTCTCCAGACCCACGAGGGCACCGTGCCTTTATTGAG CTTTCCAGATTGTTACACTGCAGAGTTTGGCGATCTAGAAGTAGTGCAAGAAAACCAAGGAGGTGTTCCCTTAGAACACTTCATCACCTGTGTTCCAGGTGTAAACATTGCCACTGCTCAGAATGGCATCAAAGTGGTTAAATGGATTCACAACaagcccccacctcccaacactg ACCCTTGGCTTCTGCGTTCGAAGAGTCCTGTAGGTAACCCCCAGCTGATCCAGTTCAGTAGAGAAGTGATTGACTTGCTGAAAAGCCAGCCATCTTGTGTCATACCCATCAGTCATTTCATCCCATCCTATCACCATCATTTTGCAAAGCAGTGCCGAGTGTCAGACTACGGATACTCCAAGCTGATTGAATTATTAGAAGCAGTGCCTCATGTGTTGCAG ATTCTTGGAATGGGCTCCAAACGTCTGCTGACCCTTACCCACAGGGCCCAGGTGAAACGCTTTACTCAGGATTTACTGAAACTTCTGAAATCCCAGGCCAGCAAACAGGTCATTGTGAGAGAATTCTCACAGGCTTATCACTG GTGTTTCTCAAAGGACTGGGATGTCACTGAATATGGTGTTTGTGAGTTGATTGACATCGTATCAGAGATTCCAGACACAACCATCTGCTTGTCCCAACAAGATAATGAAATGGTGATTTGTATTCCCAAAAGAG aacgcACTCAGGATGAAATAGAAAGGACAAAACAGTTCTCCAAGGATGTCGTTGATTTGCTGCGTCACCAACCCCATTTCCGGATGCCCTTTAATAAATTTATTCCCTCTTACCATCACCACTTCGGCCGGCAGTGCAAACTTGCATACTATGGGTTTACCAAACTACTTGAGCTTTTTGAAGCCATACCTGATACTTTACAA GTATTGGAATGTGGAGAAGAAAAGATCCTTACTTTGACAGAGGTAGAGCGGTTCAAAGCTCTAGCTGCCCAGTTTGTTAAACTCCTTCGGTCCCAAAAAGATAACTGCCTTATGATGACAGATCTCCTTACAGAATATGCTAAAACTTTTGGTTATACATTTCGTCTCCAAGACTATGATGTCAGTTCCATTTCGGCTTTAACTCAGAAACTCTGCCATGTCGTGAAG